From a region of the Paenibacillus sp. R14(2021) genome:
- a CDS encoding YifB family Mg chelatase-like AAA ATPase, which yields MYTHISSGSVYGVEGRIIAVEVDISSGLPQVNVVGLPDPAVRESIERVRAAVKNCGFAFPMERITVNLAPADLRKEGTAFDLAIAVGILSASNQLRSELFQQVLVLGELSLNGELRAIPGVLAMVEQAKLRGIVSVLLPRENAAEAACIEGMALFAASHLKELGDPANSTQNWDSLRYNPAVFSPHATDSEPASNLHRLDYGDVLGQHHAKRALMIAAVGRHNVLLSGPPGTGKTMLAKRLPGIMPPLDDEEALQVTKIYSAAGKLPGGVPSLMRERPFRSPHHTISAAGLVGGGSIPRPGEVTLAHRGVLFLDEFPEFSRTALEVLRQPMEDREVTIARSRAVFRFPAHFLLAASMNPCPCGFYGHESEDQRCACSEMQISRYRAKISGPLLDRIDMHIEVPRPLTTDGLKSSLSSAQMREIVLGAVERRDARRQGSRPLIDLAGASLRKAVSLSKEAEQMLRLAFDSLGISLRAHDRILKLARTIADIEDAGQVDGQHIAEAIGYRSLDRKLQSL from the coding sequence ATGTATACGCATATTAGCAGCGGCAGCGTTTATGGCGTCGAAGGTCGAATTATAGCCGTTGAAGTGGACATTTCCAGCGGCTTGCCGCAGGTCAATGTAGTTGGCTTGCCTGACCCCGCAGTCAGGGAATCCATCGAGCGGGTTCGCGCAGCCGTCAAGAACTGCGGCTTCGCTTTCCCTATGGAGCGAATTACCGTCAACTTAGCTCCAGCCGACTTGAGAAAAGAAGGCACCGCCTTCGATTTGGCCATTGCCGTCGGAATCTTGAGCGCAAGCAACCAGCTCCGCAGCGAGCTGTTTCAACAGGTACTGGTGTTGGGGGAGCTATCGCTTAATGGCGAGCTTCGAGCTATACCCGGCGTACTTGCAATGGTAGAACAAGCGAAGCTGCGCGGCATTGTAAGCGTCCTTCTGCCTCGCGAGAATGCCGCAGAAGCAGCATGCATCGAAGGAATGGCACTGTTCGCCGCATCGCACCTAAAGGAACTTGGTGATCCGGCTAACAGCACACAAAACTGGGATTCTCTGCGATATAACCCCGCCGTCTTTTCTCCACATGCTACAGATAGTGAGCCCGCTTCAAATCTTCATCGTCTGGATTACGGTGACGTACTTGGACAGCACCACGCGAAACGCGCGCTCATGATCGCCGCTGTTGGACGGCATAACGTCCTGCTATCCGGTCCGCCCGGGACGGGCAAAACCATGCTCGCAAAAAGACTACCGGGCATCATGCCGCCGCTTGACGACGAGGAAGCACTCCAGGTTACGAAGATCTACAGCGCTGCGGGCAAGCTGCCCGGCGGAGTCCCATCATTGATGAGGGAAAGGCCGTTTCGCAGCCCCCATCATACGATTTCTGCCGCTGGGCTGGTAGGAGGAGGGTCCATTCCGCGGCCTGGCGAAGTGACGCTTGCCCATCGGGGCGTCTTATTTCTGGATGAATTTCCGGAGTTCTCCCGAACAGCGCTCGAAGTGCTCAGGCAGCCAATGGAGGATCGAGAGGTGACGATTGCAAGGTCGCGTGCGGTGTTCCGTTTCCCTGCACATTTTCTGCTGGCAGCTTCCATGAATCCATGCCCGTGCGGGTTCTATGGCCATGAGTCCGAGGATCAGCGATGCGCATGCAGCGAGATGCAGATATCCCGCTATCGCGCTAAAATCTCAGGACCGCTCCTCGATCGCATCGACATGCATATCGAGGTTCCTCGCCCGCTCACGACCGACGGTCTGAAGAGCAGCTTGAGCTCCGCGCAAATGCGGGAAATCGTCTTGGGCGCAGTCGAACGGAGAGACGCCCGCCGACAAGGAAGTCGCCCCTTAATCGATCTTGCCGGCGCTTCACTTCGCAAGGCGGTCTCGCTCTCAAAGGAAGCTGAGCAGATGCTTCGCTTAGCCTTCGATTCCTTAGGCATCAGCCTGCGCGCGCACGACCGCATTTTGAAGCTGGCACGCACAATCGCTGACATCGAAGATGCCGGGCAAGTCGATGGGCAGCATATCGCTGAGGCAATCGGATACCGAAGCTTGGACCGCAAGCTCCAGTCGTTATAG
- the sucC gene encoding ADP-forming succinate--CoA ligase subunit beta, with amino-acid sequence MNIHEYQGKQLLKQYGVAVPEGKVAFTVDEAVEAAKALATPVVVVKAQIHAGGRGKAGGVKVAKNLDEVREYASQILGKVLVTHQTGPEGKEVKRLLIEQGCDIKKEYYIGLVVDRVTGRIVMMASEEGGTEIEEVAEHSPEKIFKEIIDPAVGLQVFQARKLAYSINIPNELVGKASKFMLSLYAAFVDKDCSIAEINPLVVTGDGNVMALDAKLNFDSNALYRHKDILELRDLAEEDEKEIQASKFDLSYIALDGNIGCMVNGAGLAMATMDIIKYYGGDPANFLDVGGGATKEKVTEAFKIILSDEKVKGIFVNIFGGIMKCDIIADGVISAAKELGLDRPLVVRLEGTNVELGKKMLNESGLNIVAADSMADGAQKIVALVK; translated from the coding sequence ATGAATATCCATGAGTATCAAGGTAAACAATTGCTAAAACAATATGGGGTTGCCGTACCGGAAGGTAAAGTGGCATTCACTGTAGATGAAGCGGTAGAAGCTGCGAAAGCGCTGGCTACTCCTGTTGTCGTTGTTAAAGCACAAATTCACGCTGGTGGACGCGGTAAAGCCGGCGGTGTCAAGGTTGCCAAAAATTTGGACGAGGTTCGTGAATACGCCAGCCAAATTCTCGGTAAAGTGCTTGTCACCCACCAAACAGGTCCAGAAGGCAAAGAAGTTAAACGCCTGCTCATCGAGCAAGGCTGCGACATCAAGAAAGAGTACTACATCGGGCTTGTGGTTGACCGTGTAACAGGCCGCATCGTCATGATGGCTTCTGAAGAGGGCGGAACAGAGATTGAAGAAGTCGCTGAACACTCCCCTGAGAAAATTTTCAAAGAAATCATTGATCCTGCTGTAGGTCTGCAAGTATTCCAAGCGCGTAAGCTTGCGTACTCCATCAACATTCCTAATGAGCTGGTCGGAAAAGCATCCAAATTCATGCTTTCCCTCTATGCGGCATTTGTTGATAAAGACTGCTCCATCGCGGAGATCAACCCGCTCGTCGTAACAGGCGACGGCAACGTTATGGCTCTTGATGCCAAATTGAACTTTGATTCCAATGCGCTGTACCGCCACAAGGATATCCTTGAGCTGCGCGACTTGGCTGAAGAGGACGAGAAAGAAATCCAAGCGTCCAAATTTGATCTGAGCTACATTGCCCTTGACGGCAACATCGGCTGTATGGTTAACGGGGCCGGTCTTGCGATGGCGACGATGGACATCATTAAATATTACGGCGGCGACCCTGCGAACTTCCTGGACGTAGGGGGCGGTGCGACGAAGGAGAAAGTTACCGAAGCGTTCAAAATCATTCTCTCCGATGAGAAGGTTAAGGGCATTTTCGTTAACATCTTCGGCGGTATCATGAAATGCGATATTATCGCAGACGGCGTTATTTCCGCAGCGAAGGAGCTTGGTCTTGACCGTCCGCTCGTCGTTCGTCTGGAAGGAACAAACGTTGAACTCGGCAAGAAAATGTTGAACGAATCCGGACTAAACATCGTTGCTGCTGACTCCATGGCCGACGGTGCGCAAAAAATCGTCGCGCTTGTGAAGTAA
- the sucD gene encoding succinate--CoA ligase subunit alpha, which produces MSILVGKDTKVITQGITGATGLFHAKGALEYGTQMVGGVTPGKGGSNVDITLENGTVVSLPVFNTVADAVAKTGATASVIYVPPAFAADSILEAVDAELDLVICITEGIPVIDMIRVKRYMEGRKTRLIGPNCPGVITPGECKIGIMPGYIHTKGHVGVVSRSGTLTYEAVHQLTTRGIGQSSAVGIGGDPVKGSEFIDILNMFNEDPDTYAVIMIGEIGGSAEEEAAEWVKANMKKPVVGFIGGATAPPGKRMGHAGAIISGGKGTAAEKIATLEACGIRVAPTPSEMGSTLVGVLEERGILDKCKTH; this is translated from the coding sequence ATGAGCATTTTGGTAGGCAAAGATACAAAAGTCATAACCCAGGGTATTACAGGTGCCACAGGGTTGTTTCATGCGAAGGGCGCCCTGGAATACGGTACCCAAATGGTTGGCGGTGTAACACCAGGTAAAGGTGGAAGCAACGTTGATATTACACTAGAGAACGGAACGGTTGTATCGCTTCCGGTATTCAATACAGTAGCAGATGCAGTTGCCAAAACAGGCGCTACAGCATCGGTTATCTACGTACCGCCTGCATTTGCAGCTGATTCCATCTTGGAAGCGGTAGACGCAGAGCTTGATTTGGTCATCTGTATCACGGAAGGTATTCCGGTTATCGACATGATCCGCGTAAAACGCTACATGGAAGGCCGTAAAACACGCTTGATCGGACCAAACTGCCCAGGCGTAATAACACCGGGCGAATGCAAGATCGGCATCATGCCGGGCTACATCCACACGAAAGGCCATGTTGGCGTCGTATCCCGCAGCGGAACACTTACTTATGAGGCCGTTCACCAGCTGACTACGCGCGGTATCGGACAATCGTCTGCCGTTGGTATCGGCGGCGACCCGGTTAAAGGCTCCGAATTCATCGACATTCTGAATATGTTCAATGAAGATCCGGACACGTATGCGGTTATTATGATTGGCGAAATCGGCGGTTCGGCAGAAGAAGAAGCTGCTGAGTGGGTGAAAGCCAACATGAAGAAACCGGTAGTCGGCTTTATCGGCGGCGCAACTGCACCTCCAGGTAAACGCATGGGTCACGCAGGCGCAATCATTTCCGGCGGTAAAGGTACGGCAGCTGAGAAAATCGCAACGCTTGAAGCATGCGGTATTCGCGTTGCTCCAACACCATCGGAGATGGGCTCCACGCTTGTCGGCGTTCTTGAAGAGCGCGGCATACTGGACAAATGCAAAACGCACTAA
- the dprA gene encoding DNA-processing protein DprA yields the protein MKEHDIRKEALVTLHETPGIGWQSVRKAVECGQWSAYERFTPEAWMSSAGLKPEQGKALSNAFTSMDIEARRARMMKLGITVICYFDEAYPELLKQSPQPPWVLYTIGRLHLLNQQSIAIVGTRGPTSYGRRTASQLGEKLSLHGITVVSGLARGVDAMAHEGALKGAGSTIAVLGTPVDRVYPAENRHLFQEIAANGLIISEVPLGTPFHPGLFPLRNRIIAGLSLGTVVVEAAERSGSLITADQALEMSRDVFAVPGPISSPKSAGTNGLIRQGAKLIASFEDIMEEYEGLLNNTPAAPVNQEQAAVEREVDLTENEAIIYRILLHEARTTDQLHELSSFPFGLLHSVLINLTVKRKIEQHPGSIYSVL from the coding sequence ATGAAGGAACACGATATTCGCAAGGAAGCATTAGTTACACTGCATGAGACACCGGGCATCGGTTGGCAGTCGGTACGGAAGGCTGTCGAGTGCGGCCAATGGTCTGCATATGAAAGATTTACGCCCGAAGCATGGATGTCTTCGGCAGGACTCAAGCCGGAGCAAGGTAAAGCATTATCGAATGCGTTTACATCGATGGACATTGAAGCGCGCCGAGCGCGAATGATGAAGCTCGGGATAACGGTGATCTGCTATTTTGACGAAGCCTACCCCGAACTGCTCAAGCAATCGCCTCAACCGCCGTGGGTACTGTATACAATCGGGCGCTTGCACTTGCTTAACCAGCAATCTATAGCCATCGTTGGAACACGTGGACCGACGTCCTATGGGAGGAGAACGGCATCGCAGCTCGGAGAGAAGCTCTCGCTTCACGGCATAACCGTCGTAAGCGGGCTTGCGCGCGGTGTAGATGCCATGGCGCATGAAGGTGCACTAAAGGGAGCGGGAAGCACGATCGCCGTACTCGGGACCCCTGTGGACCGCGTATATCCTGCCGAGAATCGTCATCTCTTTCAGGAGATTGCGGCAAACGGGCTGATCATCTCTGAAGTGCCGCTCGGTACGCCTTTTCATCCTGGCTTATTTCCGCTTCGAAACCGAATCATTGCAGGTCTTTCGCTCGGAACCGTTGTAGTGGAAGCAGCGGAACGAAGCGGATCGCTCATTACGGCTGATCAGGCACTGGAGATGTCGCGCGACGTCTTTGCGGTACCTGGGCCTATTTCATCGCCGAAGAGTGCGGGTACGAATGGACTGATCAGACAAGGCGCTAAGCTGATTGCATCATTTGAGGATATCATGGAAGAGTACGAGGGACTGCTAAACAACACTCCGGCTGCGCCGGTGAATCAGGAACAAGCTGCGGTCGAACGGGAAGTGGATTTGACCGAAAATGAGGCGATAATCTATCGGATTTTGCTCCATGAAGCGCGAACGACGGATCAATTGCACGAGCTTTCTTCCTTCCCTTTTGGACTTTTGCATTCAGTTCTGATAAATTTAACTGTAAAACGGAAGATTGAACAGCACCCAGGTTCCATATATAGTGTATTGTAA
- the topA gene encoding type I DNA topoisomerase, protein MADSLVIVESPAKAKTIGKYLGSKFIVKASMGHIRDLPKSQIGVEVENDFNPKYITIRGKGSVLKELKDASKKVKKVYLAADPDREGEAIAWHLAHYLEIDESDTCRVVFNEITKQAVKDAFKTPRPINMDLVNAQQARRILDRLVGYKISPLLWKKVKKGLSAGRVQSVAVKLIIDRENEIDAFVPEEYWTITAQLKKGSSSFEAKFYSLNGEKKELGNESEMQEVLKAMGSSPFTVGEVKEKERLRNPAAPFITSSLQQEAARKLGFRASKTMSVAQQLYEGVDLGKEGTVGLITYMRTDSTRLSPIAQEEAKAYIEEKYGPAFAPEQPRVYTKKNSNAQDAHEAVRPTSVLRDPDTMKEYLSRDQFRLYKLVWERFVASQMSSAVLDTMTVDFNVGSGAVFRAVGSKVKFQGFMKLYVEGNDDGTTDEEKFLPPLAAGDVVAPESIEPKQHFTQPPPRYSEARLVRMMEEVGIGRPSTYAPTLETIQKRGYVAMEEKKFIPTELGELVIQMMEEFFPEILDAEFTAHMEEDLDHVEDGKEDWVRVLGNFYTSFEKRLEVAEDEMKEVELQDEISDEICEKCGKHLVYKMGRFGKFLACSGFPDCRNTKPIVKDIGVACPKCAVGKIIERRSKKGRYFYGCDQYPGCDYVSWDKPVSKPCPSCGSLMVEKRNRSGAKLVCTQCEHNEEVVEEQDSAEL, encoded by the coding sequence ATGGCGGATTCACTTGTCATCGTCGAGTCACCGGCGAAAGCCAAAACAATCGGCAAATATCTCGGAAGCAAGTTCATCGTGAAAGCATCGATGGGACATATCCGCGATCTGCCCAAGAGTCAGATCGGTGTCGAAGTAGAAAATGATTTTAACCCCAAATATATAACCATTCGTGGCAAAGGCAGCGTCCTTAAAGAATTGAAGGATGCCAGCAAGAAAGTCAAAAAAGTCTATCTCGCAGCTGACCCGGATCGCGAAGGTGAAGCTATCGCTTGGCATTTGGCGCATTATCTCGAAATCGACGAGAGCGACACCTGCCGCGTTGTATTTAATGAAATCACGAAGCAGGCGGTTAAGGATGCGTTCAAGACGCCGAGACCGATTAATATGGATCTGGTCAATGCTCAGCAGGCGCGGCGGATACTAGACCGTCTTGTAGGCTACAAGATCAGCCCTTTGCTTTGGAAGAAAGTGAAGAAGGGGTTGTCAGCAGGACGCGTGCAGTCGGTAGCGGTTAAGCTCATCATTGACCGCGAGAATGAAATTGATGCGTTCGTGCCTGAAGAGTACTGGACTATTACAGCTCAGCTGAAGAAAGGCTCGTCTTCGTTTGAAGCCAAGTTCTATTCCTTGAACGGGGAGAAGAAGGAGCTAGGTAACGAAAGCGAAATGCAGGAAGTGCTAAAGGCGATGGGCTCCTCGCCATTCACGGTCGGCGAAGTGAAGGAGAAAGAACGTCTTCGCAATCCTGCAGCGCCATTCATTACAAGCTCACTGCAGCAGGAAGCTGCGAGGAAGCTCGGTTTCCGTGCATCGAAGACGATGTCGGTCGCCCAACAGCTGTACGAGGGCGTGGATCTTGGCAAAGAAGGCACGGTTGGTCTCATCACTTATATGAGAACCGACTCTACTCGGTTATCGCCGATCGCGCAGGAAGAAGCGAAAGCGTATATCGAGGAGAAATACGGTCCGGCGTTTGCACCGGAGCAACCGCGAGTCTATACGAAGAAGAACAGCAATGCACAGGATGCGCACGAAGCTGTTCGCCCCACGTCAGTACTCCGTGATCCGGACACGATGAAGGAGTACCTCAGCCGAGACCAGTTCAGGCTGTATAAGCTCGTTTGGGAACGGTTCGTTGCCAGCCAAATGTCTTCTGCCGTGCTTGACACGATGACCGTCGACTTTAATGTGGGCAGCGGTGCTGTTTTCCGGGCCGTAGGTTCGAAAGTAAAATTTCAAGGATTTATGAAGCTCTATGTCGAGGGCAATGATGACGGGACAACCGACGAAGAGAAGTTCCTTCCGCCGCTGGCTGCAGGCGATGTCGTAGCGCCTGAATCTATTGAGCCGAAGCAGCATTTCACACAGCCGCCGCCGCGTTATTCGGAGGCGCGCCTCGTCCGAATGATGGAGGAGGTTGGCATTGGGAGACCGAGTACGTATGCACCGACGCTGGAAACGATTCAGAAGCGCGGATACGTTGCCATGGAAGAGAAGAAATTTATTCCGACAGAATTGGGCGAGCTTGTCATCCAGATGATGGAAGAATTCTTTCCCGAAATTCTGGATGCCGAATTTACGGCACACATGGAAGAAGATCTTGACCACGTCGAAGACGGCAAGGAAGATTGGGTTCGCGTGTTAGGCAACTTCTATACTTCTTTCGAGAAGCGTCTGGAAGTCGCCGAGGATGAGATGAAGGAAGTTGAGCTGCAGGATGAGATTTCGGATGAAATCTGCGAAAAATGCGGCAAGCATTTGGTTTACAAAATGGGCCGGTTCGGTAAGTTCCTCGCTTGCTCCGGGTTTCCGGACTGCCGGAATACGAAGCCGATCGTCAAAGACATCGGCGTCGCTTGCCCGAAATGTGCGGTTGGCAAAATTATCGAACGCCGCAGTAAGAAAGGCCGTTATTTCTATGGCTGCGATCAATATCCCGGCTGTGACTACGTGTCGTGGGATAAACCGGTCAGCAAGCCGTGCCCGTCATGCGGCAGCTTAATGGTTGAGAAACGAAACCGCAGCGGCGCGAAGCTGGTATGCACGCAATGCGAACACAACGAAGAAGTGGTAGAAGAGCAGGACTCTGCAGAATTGTAG
- the trmFO gene encoding FADH(2)-oxidizing methylenetetrahydrofolate--tRNA-(uracil(54)-C(5))-methyltransferase TrmFO — protein MSDVQRVTVIGAGLAGSEAAWQIASQGVPVTLYEMRPATKTPAHHTKNFAELVCSNSLRANGLANAVGVLKEEMRRMNSIILDCADRNAVPAGGALAVDRDGFSGDVTRILHEHPLIDVRMEEITEIPQDGIVLIATGPLTAPRLSAQIQEMLGQEYFYFYDAAAPIVEKDSIDMSKVYLASRYDKGEAAYLNCPMTEEEFEIFHEALLTAETAEVKEFEKEQYFEGCMPIEVMASRGKQTVLFGPMKPVGLVNPHTGKLPHAVVQLRQDNAAGTLYNLVGFQTHLKWGEQKRVLSLIPGLENAEFVRFGVMHRNTFINSPKLLRSTYQAINRDNLFFAGQMTGVEGYVESAASGLIAGLNAGRLAKGMEPLVFPADTTLGSMAQYITTADFKHFQPMNANFGLFPPLEQRMRSKKDKNDAIANRALTHLASFQEEHHLTVGRKQEALSE, from the coding sequence GTGTCAGATGTACAACGCGTCACCGTAATCGGTGCAGGTCTTGCCGGCAGCGAGGCTGCTTGGCAGATTGCTTCACAGGGAGTTCCCGTAACACTTTACGAAATGAGGCCGGCAACGAAGACGCCGGCGCATCATACGAAAAACTTCGCCGAGTTGGTATGCAGCAACAGCCTTCGCGCGAACGGACTGGCTAACGCAGTCGGTGTTCTGAAGGAAGAAATGCGCAGAATGAATTCCATCATCTTGGACTGTGCAGACCGAAATGCTGTACCGGCAGGCGGCGCTCTCGCGGTTGACCGCGACGGGTTTTCCGGTGACGTAACCCGGATTCTGCACGAGCATCCGTTGATTGATGTCCGAATGGAGGAAATAACGGAAATTCCGCAGGACGGCATCGTACTGATCGCGACAGGTCCGCTTACGGCACCGCGCTTATCCGCGCAGATTCAAGAAATGCTCGGTCAGGAATACTTCTACTTCTACGACGCTGCAGCGCCGATCGTCGAGAAGGACTCCATAGATATGTCTAAGGTATATCTGGCTTCGCGTTACGATAAAGGCGAAGCGGCGTACTTGAATTGTCCGATGACGGAAGAAGAATTCGAAATTTTCCATGAAGCGCTTCTAACGGCTGAAACGGCCGAAGTGAAAGAGTTCGAGAAAGAACAATATTTCGAAGGCTGCATGCCGATTGAAGTCATGGCAAGCCGCGGGAAGCAGACGGTACTGTTTGGACCGATGAAGCCTGTCGGTCTTGTTAATCCCCATACAGGGAAGCTGCCGCATGCAGTCGTTCAGCTGCGTCAAGACAATGCAGCAGGCACGCTGTACAACCTGGTAGGCTTCCAGACCCATCTGAAGTGGGGCGAACAGAAGCGGGTCTTGTCGCTCATTCCAGGGCTTGAGAATGCAGAATTCGTACGGTTTGGCGTCATGCACCGCAATACGTTCATTAATTCGCCGAAGCTGCTGCGCTCGACGTACCAAGCGATTAATCGCGACAACTTGTTTTTTGCTGGGCAAATGACAGGCGTTGAAGGCTATGTGGAATCGGCAGCTTCCGGCCTGATTGCAGGGCTTAACGCAGGCCGTCTTGCTAAGGGAATGGAGCCTCTCGTATTCCCGGCTGATACAACACTCGGGAGCATGGCACAGTATATAACGACGGCTGACTTTAAACATTTCCAGCCGATGAATGCGAACTTCGGGTTATTCCCTCCGCTTGAGCAGCGCATGCGAAGCAAGAAGGACAAGAATGATGCTATTGCGAACCGGGCTTTAACGCATCTGGCCAGCTTTCAAGAAGAGCATCATTTAACCGTTGGTAGAAAGCAAGAAGCGCTCAGCGAATAA
- the hslV gene encoding ATP-dependent protease subunit HslV, producing MNMEFHATTICAVRHNGKGAIAGDGQVTFGNSMVMKHHAKKVRRLYRGQVIAGFAGSVADAISLFEKFEGKLEEHHGNLQRAAVELAKDWRSDRVLRKLEAMMIVMDATGLLLISGGGEIIEPDDGILAIGSGGSFALAAARAVRQHAPHMEARDMVKSALEIAADICVFTNRNIIVEEIE from the coding sequence ATGAATATGGAGTTTCATGCAACGACGATCTGCGCCGTTCGCCATAATGGCAAAGGAGCTATAGCCGGCGACGGGCAGGTCACTTTCGGTAATAGCATGGTGATGAAGCATCATGCCAAGAAAGTGCGCCGTTTGTACCGCGGTCAAGTTATTGCTGGATTTGCAGGGTCAGTCGCCGATGCGATTTCGCTGTTCGAGAAATTCGAAGGCAAGCTGGAGGAGCACCACGGCAATCTGCAGCGCGCTGCTGTAGAGCTAGCGAAGGATTGGCGCTCTGATCGTGTTCTGCGAAAGCTCGAAGCGATGATGATCGTCATGGACGCAACAGGCTTGCTGTTGATTTCCGGCGGAGGCGAAATTATTGAGCCCGATGACGGCATTCTTGCCATCGGCTCCGGCGGCAGCTTCGCTCTGGCTGCTGCTCGTGCGGTTCGTCAGCATGCGCCGCATATGGAAGCGAGAGATATGGTCAAATCTGCACTTGAAATTGCTGCGGATATCTGCGTATTTACGAATCGAAATATTATTGTGGAAGAGATCGAATAA
- the hslU gene encoding ATP-dependent protease ATPase subunit HslU yields MPNEALTPKQIVSELDKYIVGQKQAKRSVAVALRNRYRRGRLDEAIRDEIVPKNILMIGPTGVGKTEIARRLAKLVNAPFVKVEATKFTEVGYVGRDVESMVRDLVETAIRMVKLEKTEKVKDKAEAMANERIVALLVPSSVKAKSSKNPLEMLFGGNNGSKEPDEEPEESSSVIERRKQVKEQLAAGKLENELIEIEVEDNSPNMLDMLAGQGNEGMGMGANMQELFGQLMPKKSKKRKLPVKEARKALTQEEANKLIDMDDVISESVSRAEQSGIIFIDEIDKIASSSRGSGPDVSREGVQRDILPIVEGSTVMTKYGPVKTDYVLFVAAGAFHMAKPSDLIPELQGRFPIRVELTNLSLEDFVKILTEPKNALTKQYTALLETEGITITFSDDAIHELASIAAEVNKNTENIGARRLHTILEKLLEDLSFEAPELSLEHLTITPEYVREKLGNIAKNRDLSQYIL; encoded by the coding sequence ATGCCAAACGAAGCATTGACACCGAAGCAAATCGTATCGGAACTCGATAAATATATCGTCGGTCAGAAGCAAGCCAAACGCTCTGTCGCTGTCGCTCTTCGCAACCGTTATCGTCGCGGACGCTTGGATGAGGCGATCCGGGATGAAATCGTCCCGAAGAACATCCTGATGATCGGTCCAACCGGAGTAGGAAAAACAGAAATCGCCAGAAGGCTGGCGAAGCTTGTCAATGCTCCGTTCGTTAAAGTAGAGGCGACCAAGTTCACGGAAGTCGGTTATGTGGGCCGCGATGTCGAATCTATGGTCAGAGATCTCGTGGAAACGGCCATTCGTATGGTGAAGCTGGAGAAGACGGAGAAGGTTAAGGATAAAGCGGAAGCAATGGCAAATGAACGAATCGTGGCGTTGCTGGTTCCTTCTTCCGTCAAAGCCAAATCATCGAAGAATCCGCTTGAGATGCTTTTCGGCGGCAACAACGGATCGAAAGAGCCTGACGAAGAACCGGAAGAGAGCTCATCGGTCATCGAGCGCCGTAAGCAGGTCAAAGAGCAGCTAGCAGCAGGCAAGCTTGAGAATGAACTGATTGAGATCGAAGTCGAAGATAATTCGCCGAATATGCTCGATATGCTTGCTGGCCAAGGCAACGAAGGCATGGGGATGGGAGCGAACATGCAAGAGCTCTTCGGTCAGCTGATGCCGAAGAAGTCGAAGAAGCGCAAACTCCCTGTCAAAGAAGCGCGCAAAGCGCTTACGCAAGAAGAAGCCAACAAGCTGATCGACATGGACGATGTCATTTCGGAGTCGGTTAGCCGCGCGGAGCAATCAGGTATTATTTTCATCGATGAGATCGACAAGATCGCCAGCTCCTCCCGCGGGTCCGGTCCTGATGTATCGCGGGAAGGCGTTCAGCGCGACATTTTGCCGATTGTGGAAGGATCTACGGTCATGACTAAATACGGTCCGGTCAAAACAGACTACGTGCTGTTCGTCGCGGCAGGAGCTTTCCATATGGCGAAGCCGTCCGATCTTATACCGGAGCTGCAAGGTCGTTTCCCAATTCGTGTCGAATTAACAAACTTGAGTCTTGAAGACTTTGTAAAGATTTTGACGGAGCCAAAGAACGCGCTAACGAAGCAGTATACCGCCCTGCTGGAGACGGAAGGAATTACAATTACCTTCTCGGATGATGCCATTCATGAGCTTGCTTCCATTGCGGCGGAGGTCAATAAGAATACGGAGAACATTGGCGCTAGACGATTGCATACGATTTTGGAGAAGCTTCTGGAGGATTTGTCGTTCGAAGCGCCGGAGCTGTCGCTCGAGCATTTGACCATAACACCGGAATATGTGCGCGAGAAGCTCGGCAATATTGCGAAAAATCGCGATTTAAGTCAATATATACTGTAA